The following are encoded together in the Serratia odorifera genome:
- a CDS encoding cysteine hydrolase family protein yields the protein MTAALLIIDVQKGLFMPPPADADAVIDRINMLSAAARQAQVPVIFIQHQTADDELAHGSDAWQVDPRLQQVAGDLRVEKTTPDSFLRTNLQALLQQHGVTQLVICGYSTEYCVDSTTRRAAGHGYPVVLAADAHTSHDKAHASGEWIRQHHNAALSSMESFGVPIRAVASRDIRF from the coding sequence ATGACCGCAGCGCTGTTGATTATTGATGTGCAGAAAGGCCTGTTTATGCCGCCACCGGCCGATGCCGATGCGGTGATTGATCGGATCAACATGCTGAGCGCCGCGGCGCGCCAGGCGCAAGTGCCGGTGATTTTCATCCAGCATCAGACCGCCGATGATGAACTGGCCCATGGCAGCGATGCCTGGCAGGTTGATCCGCGCTTACAGCAGGTCGCAGGGGATTTGCGGGTAGAAAAAACCACGCCGGACTCTTTTTTGCGTACCAATCTGCAAGCGCTGTTGCAACAGCACGGCGTTACGCAACTGGTGATTTGCGGTTACTCGACCGAATATTGCGTTGACAGCACCACTCGCCGCGCCGCCGGGCACGGTTATCCGGTGGTGTTGGCAGCCGATGCCCACACCAGCCATGACAAGGCGCACGCCAGCGGTGAGTGGATACGTCAGCACCATAACGCCGCGCTGTCGAGCATGGAGAGTTTCGGCGTGCCGATCCGCGCGGTTGCCAGCAGAGATATCCGTTTCTGA